One Coregonus clupeaformis isolate EN_2021a unplaced genomic scaffold, ASM2061545v1 scaf0020, whole genome shotgun sequence genomic region harbors:
- the LOC121581891 gene encoding zinc finger protein 367 produces MAENKHPQVIFCNDSPKRVLVSVIKTTPIKPRKSESLIPISPGFSDFMVYPWRWGENAHNVSLSPGSVNGAASPTGTNTASEADMGASPDQMKDGKEDGIRRGRPRADTVRELINEGESSSSRIRCNICNRVFPREKSLQAHKRTHTGERPYPCDYPDCGKAFVQSGQLKTHQRLHTGEKPFVCSEKACGSRFTHANRHCPKHPYARLKREDPKEGPDKAQSVDNKAVAEWLAKYWQTREQRAPVPTKGKPQGKGGVEDQEQQDPREFLQSDEEEEEEPMEEEKGNGGGAARRSLQEQRERLHGALALIELANNLSA; encoded by the exons ATGGCCGAGAACAAGCATCCTCAAGTAATTTTTTGCAACGACTCTCCAAAGAGGGTCCTGGTGTCTGTGATCAAAACCACCCCGATCAAGCCCAGGAAGAGCGAGTCTCTGATACCGATCAGCCCTGGATTCAGCGACTTCATGGTGTACCCGTGGAGGTGGGGGGAGAACGCCCATAATGTGAGCCTGAGCCCGGGCTCCGTGAACGGGGCTGCCTCCCCTACCGGGACCAACACCGCCAGCGAGGCGGACATGGGTGCCTCCCCTGACCAGATGAAG GACGGTAAAGAGGACGGTATTCGGCGTGGCCGCCCGCGTGCTGACACTGTCCGTGAGTTGATCAACGAGGGGGAGAGCTCCTCCAGCCGCATCCGCTGCAACATCTGCAACCGTGTGTTCCCTAGAGAGAAATCCCTACAGGCccacaagagaacacacacag GGGAGAGGCCTTACCCGTGTGACTACCCTGACTGTGGCAAGGCTTTTGTCCAGAGTGGCCAGCTAAAGACCCACCAGCGCCTTCACACCGGAGAGAAGCCCTTTGTCTGCTCTGAGAAAG CCTGTGGCAGTCGCTTTACCCATGCTAACCGACACTGCCCAAAGCACCCATATGCCCGTTTGAAGAGAGAAGACCCCAAGGAGGGACCAGACAAGGCCCAGTCTGTGGACAACAAGGCTGTGGCAGAGTGGCTGGCAAA GTACTGGCAGACCCGTGAGCAGCGTGCCCCTGTGCCCACCAAGGGGAAACCCCAGGGCAAGGGTGGGGTGGAGGACCAGGAGCAGCAGGACCCCCGGGAGTTTCTCCAAtcagatgaggaggaagaggaggagccaatggaggaagagaagggcaACGGGGGCGGGGCTGCCAGACGGAGTCTACAAGAGCAACGGGAGCGTCTCCATGGTGCGCTGGCGCTCATTGAGCTGGCTAATAACCTGTCTGCCTGA